The following proteins come from a genomic window of Athalia rosae chromosome 1, iyAthRosa1.1, whole genome shotgun sequence:
- the LOC105685277 gene encoding uncharacterized protein LOC105685277 isoform X2, translating to MATEVDKDFASQRRHRTANFRKLTPEALRKEALAAKCCTATSTAPANKVVLGVPSHVIKCKSKNSTMKTVVRPGTNGGSDTAGQVSVESPIPPRDENVRSIRKIKHLKRSAFSNKFKKILRKVPAGMGMGAEPPVAVAERPGKIPEKRGAIFSYAARDLRSQRNNAMAITKNAKPEKWYTAAEDYLSAATNGSTPNWK from the exons ATGGCTACCGAAGTGGATAAAGATTTCGCGTCGCAGCGGCGGCACCGGACTGCAAATTTCCGGAAACTGACGCCCGAAGCCCTTCGCAAGGAAGCCCTAGCCGCAAAATGCTGCACCGCGACGTCCACCGCACCAGC CAACAAAGTGGTTCTCGGAGTTCCCAGTCACGTGATAAAATGCAAGTCAAAAAACTCCACGATGAAAACGGTCGTCCGACCCGGTACAAACGGGGGATCGGATACCGCCGGTCAAGTGAGCGTCGAATCTCCGATTCCACCTCGTGACGAAAACGTCCGTTCGATCAGGAAGATCAAACACTTGAAGAGGAGCGCGTTTTCCAACAAGTTCAAGAAAATTCTACGCAAAGTTCCGGC GGGAATGGGAATGGGCGCTGAACCGCCGGTGGCCGTAGCGGAAAGACCTGGTAAAATCCCTGAGAAAAGAGGTGCAATATTTTCGTACGCAGCCAGGGATTTGCGATCCCAGAGGAATAACGCGATGGCCATAACGAAGAACGCCAAG CCAGAAAAGTGGTACACGGCAGCCGAGGATTACCTGTCCGCCGCTACCAACGGATCGACGCCAAACTGGAAGTAA
- the LOC105685277 gene encoding uncharacterized protein LOC105685277 isoform X1, giving the protein MATEVDKDFASQRRHRTANFRKLTPEALRKEALAAKCCTATSTAPAYDPNKVVLGVPSHVIKCKSKNSTMKTVVRPGTNGGSDTAGQVSVESPIPPRDENVRSIRKIKHLKRSAFSNKFKKILRKVPAGMGMGAEPPVAVAERPGKIPEKRGAIFSYAARDLRSQRNNAMAITKNAKPEKWYTAAEDYLSAATNGSTPNWK; this is encoded by the exons ATGGCTACCGAAGTGGATAAAGATTTCGCGTCGCAGCGGCGGCACCGGACTGCAAATTTCCGGAAACTGACGCCCGAAGCCCTTCGCAAGGAAGCCCTAGCCGCAAAATGCTGCACCGCGACGTCCACCGCACCAGCGTATGACCc CAACAAAGTGGTTCTCGGAGTTCCCAGTCACGTGATAAAATGCAAGTCAAAAAACTCCACGATGAAAACGGTCGTCCGACCCGGTACAAACGGGGGATCGGATACCGCCGGTCAAGTGAGCGTCGAATCTCCGATTCCACCTCGTGACGAAAACGTCCGTTCGATCAGGAAGATCAAACACTTGAAGAGGAGCGCGTTTTCCAACAAGTTCAAGAAAATTCTACGCAAAGTTCCGGC GGGAATGGGAATGGGCGCTGAACCGCCGGTGGCCGTAGCGGAAAGACCTGGTAAAATCCCTGAGAAAAGAGGTGCAATATTTTCGTACGCAGCCAGGGATTTGCGATCCCAGAGGAATAACGCGATGGCCATAACGAAGAACGCCAAG CCAGAAAAGTGGTACACGGCAGCCGAGGATTACCTGTCCGCCGCTACCAACGGATCGACGCCAAACTGGAAGTAA